The Dama dama isolate Ldn47 chromosome 3, ASM3311817v1, whole genome shotgun sequence genome has a segment encoding these proteins:
- the RACGAP1 gene encoding rac GTPase-activating protein 1 — MDTMMLNMRNLFEQLVRRVEILSEGNELQFIQLAKDFEDFRKKWQRTDHELGKYKDLLMKAETERSALDVKLKHARNQVDVEIKRRQRAEADCEKLERQIQLIREMLMCDTSGSIQLSEEQKSALAFLNRGQPSSGNAGNKRLSTIDESGSILSDISFDKTDESLDWDSSLVKTFKLKKREKRRSNSRQFVDGPPGPVKKTRSIGSTADQGNESIVAKTTVTVPNDGGPIEAVSTIETVPYWTRSRRKTGTLQPWNSDSTLSSRQPEPKTETDGSSTPQSNGGMRLHDFVSKTVIKPESCVPCGKRIKFGKLSLKCRDCRVVSHTECRDRCPLPCIPTLIGTPVKIGEGMLADYVSQTSPMIPSIVVHCVNEIEQRGLTETGLYRISGCDRTVKELKEKFLRVKTVPLLSKVDDIHAICSLLKDFLRNLKEPLLTFRLNKTFMDAAEITDEDNSIAAMYQAVGELPQANRDTLAFLMIHLQRVAQSPNTKMDVANLAKVFGPTIVAHAVPNPDPVTMLQDTKRQPKVVERLLSLPLEYWSQFMMVEQENIDPMHVIENSNAFSTPQTPDVKVSLLGPVTTPEHQLLKTPSSSSLSQRVRSTLTKNTPRFGSKSKSATNLGRQGNFFASPMLK, encoded by the exons AATTTATCCAGTTGGCAAAGGACTTTGAAGATTTTCGTAAAAAGTGGCAGAGAACAGACCACGAGCTGGGCAAATACAAGGATCTTTTGATGAAAGCAGAGACTGAGCGTAGTGCTCTGGATGTTAAGCTGAAACATGCACGCAATCAGGTGGATGTAGAGATCAAACGGAGACAGCGAGCTGAGGCTGACTGTGAAAAGCTG GAAAGACAGATTCAGCTCATTCGAGAGATGCTCATGTGTGACACATCTGGCAGCATTCAACTAAGTGAGGAGCAAAAATCAGCTCTGGCTTTTCTCAACAGAGGCCAACCATCCAGCGGCAATGCTGGGAACAAAAG ACTGTCAACCATTGATGAATCTGGTTCCATTTTATCGGATATCAGCTTTGACAAGACCGATGAATCCCTG GATTGGGATTCTTCTTTGGTAAAGACTTTTAaactgaagaagagagaaaagagg CGCTCGAATAGCCGACAGTTCGTTGATGGTCCCCCTGGACCTGTAAAGAAAACGCGTTCCATTGGCTCCACTGCAGACCAG GGAAATGAATCCATAGTAGCAAAAACTACAGTGACTGTTCCCAATGATGGCGGGCCCATTGAGGCTGTGTCCACTATCGAAACTGTGCCATATTGGACCCGGAGCCGAAGGAAAACAG GTACTTTACAGCCTTGGAACAGTGACTCCACATTGAGCAGCAGGCAGCCGGAGCCAAAAACTGAAACAGACGGCTCCAGCACTCCACAAAGCAATGGGGGGATGCGCCTGCACGACTTCGTCTCTAAGACG GTTATTAAACCCGAATCTTGTGTACCATGTGGAAAGCGAATAAAATTTGGCAAGCTCTCTCTGAAGTGTCGAGACTGTCGTGTGGTCTCTCATACAGAATGTCGGGACCGCTGTCCGCTTCCCTGTATTCCTACCCTGATAGGGACACCTGTCAAGATTGGAGAA GGAATGCTGGCAGATTATGTGTCCCAGACTTCTCCAATGATCCCGTCAATTGTTGTCCACTGTGTCAATGAGATTGAGCAAAGAGGGCTGACCGAG ACAGGCCTGTATCGGATCTCAGGCTGTGACCGGACAGTAAAAGAGCTGAAAGAGAAGTTCCTCAGAGTGAAAACTGTACCCCTCCTCAGCAAAGTGGATGACATCCATGCTATCTGTAGCCTCCTGAAAGACTTCCTTCGAAACCTCAAAGAACCCCTTCTGACCTTTCGGCTAAACAAGACCTTTATGGATGCAGCAG AAATCACAGATGAGGACAACAGCATAGCAGCCATGTACCAGGCTGTTGGTGAGCTGCCCCAGGCCAACAGAGACACATTAGCTTTCCTCATGATTCACTTGCAGAG AGTGGCTCAGAGCCCAAACACTAAAATGGATGTTGCCAATCTGGCTAAAGTTTTTGGCCCTACAATAGTTGCCCATGCTGTACCCAATCCAGATCCAGTGACAATGTTACAGGACACCAAGCGTCAGCCCAAG GTGGTAGAGCGCCTGCTTTCACTACCCctggaatactggagtcagttcaTGATGGTAGAACAAGAAAACATTGACCCCATGCATGTCATTGAAAACTCAAATGCCTTCTCAACACCACAGACCCCAGATGTTAAAG TGAGTTTACTGGGGCCTGTGACAACTCCTGAGCATCAGCTCCTCAAGACTCCTTCATCCAGCTCCTTGTCGCAGAGAGTCCGCTCCACCCTCACCAAGAACACTCCCAG atttgGGAGCAAAAGCAAGTCTGCCACCAACCTAGGACGACAAGGCAACTTTTTTGCTTCTCCAATGCTCAAGTGA